In one window of Canis lupus baileyi chromosome 10, mCanLup2.hap1, whole genome shotgun sequence DNA:
- the LRRC19 gene encoding leucine-rich repeat-containing protein 19: MKATCITILFWPLFMLLLSEERQSSKTEVKYNFTEKNYSLIPADINKNVTILDLSYNQITLNIIDTGVLQTYILLTELYLTENNVTMLYNNSFGNLSNLEILNICRNSIHIIQQGAFMGLNKLKQLHLCQNKISQLSPDIFVPLKNLILLNLQGNFISYFDVPQLFHLELIILYGNPWNCSCSLLNLQNWLNTSNVTLENENVTTCIHPGILNHYSIKTVPYNAECYSKFPPPINEDLYNHFHFISNSTFNSSLNNLKNSERKLLGKSWALLVGVVVTVLMTSLLIFVAIKCPIWYNFLLSYHHHRLEEHEAETYEDGFTGNSSSLSQVPDTNSEDTTVIFEQLHSFVVDDDGFIEDKYIDTHELHEEN; this comes from the exons ATGAAAGCTACATGCATCACAATCTTGTTTTGGCCCCTCTTCATGCTATTATTATCAGAGGAAAGGCAGTCTTCTAAAACA gaagtCAAATATAATTTCACTGAAAAGAATTATTCTTTGATTCCAGCGGATATCAATAAAAATGTAACTATACTTGATCTCAGTTATAACCAAATTACTTTGAATATTATAGACACAGGGGTTCTACAGACATATATTTTACTCACTGAACTCTATTTGACTGAGAACAATGTCACTATGTTATATAATAATAGCTTTGGTAACCTCTCCAatctagaaattttaaatatctgtagAAATTCCATCCACATAATCCAACAGGGTGCATTCATGGGCTTAAATAAACTAAAACAGTTACATCTCTGTCAAAACAAAATATCTCAACTGAGTCCTGACATATTTGTGCCTCTAAAAAACCTGATACTTCTGAATTTGCAAGGCAATTTCATAAGCTATTTTGATGTACCACAATTGTTTCATCtggaattaataattttatatggaAATCCATGGAACTGCTCTTGTAGTCTACTGAATTTACAAAACTGGTTGAACACGTCAAATGTGACACTAG AAAATGAAAACGTCACCACGTGCatccacccaggtatcctgaatCACTACAGTATCAAAACAGTACCTTATAATGCTGAATGCTACTCAAAATTTCCTCCACCTATAAATGAAGATCTTTATAACCACTTTCACTTCATTAGCAACTCAACATTCAATAGCTCTTTGAACAACTTAAAAAACTCAG AACGTAAACTTCTTGGAAAAAGTTGGGCTCTTCTTGTTGGTGTGGTAGTTACTGTACTGATGACTTCACTCCTCATTTTTGTTGCTATCAAATGCCCAATATGGTACAATTTTCTGCTTAGTTATCATCATCATCGCCTAGAAGAGCATGAAGCAGAAACCTATGAAGATGGTTTTACTGGAAATTCAAGTTCTCTTTCACAGGTTCCAGATACAAACTCTGAGGATACTACAGTAATATTTGAACAACTACATTCATTTGTGGTAGATGATGATGGGTTTATTGAAGACAAATACATAGATACTCATGaattacatgaagaaaattaa